A window from Chryseobacterium vaccae encodes these proteins:
- a CDS encoding pepsin/retropepsin-like aspartic protease family protein encodes MLKKTSLLLLLTIGFFNLKAQQTVPFRITKHHNIIVKALVNKKDSLDLMFQIAMKDASISPQRQRKADHIIFKDEISDDNTVDIGKISLDKVRFFDNELTGHEADGKIGTGLFQGKAFKIDYDNNMFVIYDKKPDLKGYLPIMLFYNNDQFSITADNVIDGKRQQEALFLLQSGYSGALLYSNDFAEEKELDKTLKIAGEKQLKTSSGATLTTKQGVLPFFKLGKFVLKDVAAGFFTGEPKIQTKNYFGADMLRRFNWIFDADRKTAYIKPSKYYSEPYYKLY; translated from the coding sequence ATGCTCAAAAAAACAAGTCTTTTATTACTGCTCACTATCGGATTTTTTAATCTGAAAGCCCAGCAGACAGTTCCGTTCCGGATTACCAAACATCATAATATCATTGTAAAAGCGCTGGTTAACAAGAAGGACTCACTGGATCTGATGTTCCAGATTGCTATGAAAGATGCTTCTATTTCGCCGCAAAGACAACGTAAAGCGGATCATATTATCTTTAAAGATGAAATCAGTGATGATAATACGGTAGATATCGGGAAAATAAGCCTGGATAAAGTCCGTTTTTTCGATAATGAACTCACCGGTCATGAAGCAGACGGAAAGATAGGAACCGGACTATTTCAGGGAAAAGCTTTTAAAATTGACTATGACAACAATATGTTTGTTATTTACGATAAAAAGCCTGATCTGAAGGGATATCTGCCCATTATGCTATTTTATAATAATGATCAGTTCTCCATTACCGCAGACAATGTTATTGATGGCAAAAGACAGCAGGAAGCTTTATTTTTACTGCAATCGGGGTATTCCGGGGCATTGCTATACAGTAATGATTTCGCGGAGGAAAAAGAACTTGATAAAACCCTGAAAATAGCCGGGGAAAAGCAACTGAAAACCTCCAGTGGAGCAACTCTCACCACCAAACAGGGAGTGCTTCCTTTTTTTAAGCTTGGTAAATTTGTTCTGAAGGATGTGGCAGCCGGTTTTTTCACTGGGGAGCCTAAAATACAGACTAAAAATTACTTTGGGGCGGATATGCTGAGGAGATTCAACTGGATCTTTGATGCGGACAGAAAGACAGCTTATATCAAGCCAAGCAAATATTATTCAGAACCTTATTATAAACTTTATTAA
- a CDS encoding Crp/Fnr family transcriptional regulator, with the protein MVEKLLNSGLHWEKKEFRRNEFLKISGSTDTQIYFVEKGSIRIFMTDENEERIIRFGYTGNIIVSLDSFLSGKPSEFYIQAIKKTTVKTASKKDFYEFIDANEEHLKFWTLVLEDLVLQQIEREKDLLINSPRERYARVLKRSPQLFQEIPNKYIANYLRMSPETLSRLKKS; encoded by the coding sequence ATGGTAGAAAAATTGCTTAACAGCGGGCTCCATTGGGAAAAGAAAGAATTCAGAAGAAATGAGTTCCTGAAAATCTCGGGAAGTACAGATACTCAGATTTATTTTGTTGAAAAAGGAAGCATCCGGATTTTCATGACCGATGAAAATGAAGAACGCATCATCCGTTTCGGGTATACCGGAAATATTATTGTTTCATTAGACTCTTTTTTATCTGGAAAACCGTCTGAATTTTATATTCAGGCCATCAAAAAAACAACAGTAAAAACCGCTTCAAAAAAAGATTTTTACGAATTTATTGATGCCAATGAAGAACATCTTAAATTCTGGACTTTGGTTCTTGAAGACCTCGTTCTTCAGCAGATCGAACGTGAAAAAGACCTGTTGATTAATTCTCCACGGGAACGGTATGCAAGAGTTTTGAAAAGAAGCCCGCAGCTCTTTCAGGAAATTCCGAATAAATATATTGCCAATTACCTCAGGATGTCTCCGGAAACTTTGTCCAGATTAAAAAAATCTT